The DNA segment TCGGCCAAGCAGTCGTTGACGCTGGGCACCCACGTGCTGACCGTGTCGTTGACGTTCTTGATGGCGAAGTAGGCGTTGTACGGGACCATCGAGCCTTCGCCGAAGTGCGCCTTTGCCGCGCCCGTCTGCACGGCATAGCTTGCCGGCGGGACCAGGTAGACGAACATGCCTTTGCCGTTCCAGCCATCACGCGCCAGGCGGCGGCCCTTCTTCAGGTGGTCCAGTGCACCG comes from the Stenotrophomonas maltophilia genome and includes:
- a CDS encoding DUF2829 domain-containing protein gives rise to the protein MNEQRTSLPASEFTFGLDFGGALDHLKKGRRLARDGWNGKGMFVYLVPPASYAVQTGAAKAHFGEGSMVPYNAYFAIKNVNDTVSTWVPSVNDCLADDWYVLRDEDVQLPDHPGLG